AGCCCTTCACTGTAACCTTGATGGAGAAAATGTAATAGCCGGTATAGACTGCGAGACTGTTTATGAAGTCCCACTTGTATTTTACAGGGAAGGACTTCACAGGCAGATATCCAAACTTCTAGGATTACCTGACAGGGAACCTGATTTGCGGAAATGGGAAGAGATCGTAAAAAAGATAAAAGAGCCGAAATATGAGGTATCAATAGCAATAGTAGGTAAATACATAGGGCTGAAAGATTCCTATAAGAGCCTTGTCGAGGCTCTGCATCACGGTGGCATTGCAAATAATGCAAGGGTTAATCTCCACTGGGTTGACTCTGAAGAGATTGAGGCTCACGGAACTGAAAGATATCTTGAAGAGGCTGATGGAATCCTTGTGCCAGGTGGTTTTGGTCATAGAGGGATTGAGGGCAAGATAATGGCTGTAAGATATGCAAGGGAAAAAAAGATACCCTATTTCGGAATATGTCTCGGTATGCAGTGCGCTGTAATAGAATTTGCAAGAAATGTATGTGGGCTTCCTGCAAACAGCACCGAATTTGACCTCAATACAAAAGCTCCGGTCATATATCTTATGACAAGATGGTATAATTACAAAACAGGAAAGTTTGAAGAAAGGAGTTCCCAGTCTGACCTCGGGGGCACTATGAGACTTGGTTCCTATCCGTGCAGACTCCTTGAAGGTTCCATTGCCCACAGGTCTTACAGAGTCTTAGAGGTAGAAGAGAGACACAGGCATAGATATGAGTTCAACAATACCTACAGAGATATTCTCTCAAAGCATGGTATGATCTTCAGTGGTTTAAGTCCTGATGGAGAGCTTGTAGAGATAGTAGAACTCAAAGGACACCCCTGGTTCCTGGGTTGTCAGTTTCATCCCGAATTTAAATCAAGACCTACCGAACCCCATCCTTTATTCAGGTCATTCATCGAAGCATCCCTCAAACAGAGGAAGGGACTCTTTTATGAAGACTAGGGAAATAAGAATAAAAGATATAATAGTTGGCGGTGAAAGAAATCTCGTCCTCATAGCAGGTCCGTGCGTAATCGAGGATGAAGATACAGTTCTTGAGACAGCAAGGAGGCTCAAGGAAATATGTACAAGATTGAATACTCCTCTCATATTTAAATGCTCCTATGATAAGGCTAATAGAAGTTCGGTTAAAGGATTCAGAGGGCCTGGCCTTAAAAAAGGTTTAAAGATTCTTGAGAATGTAAAGGAAAAGTACGGTCTTCCCATATTAAGCGATATCCATTCTACTGAAGAGATAGAACCAGCAGCAGAGGTTCTAGATGTACTGCAGATACCGGCTTTTCTTTCAAGGCAGACAGACCTCATTATCAAGGCATCAAAGACCGGAAAGCCAGTTAACATCAAAAAGGGACAGTTCCTTGCACCATGGGATGTAAAAAATATAATAGAAAAATTCATCTCCACCGGAAATGAAAAACTTCTTATTACAGAACGGGGTACCTCATTTGGTTACAACAACCTTGTTGTGGATTTCAGGGGAATAGTGATTATGAGATCCTTTGGATATCCAGTGGTTTTTGATGCCACTCACAGTGTACAGTTGCCAGGAGGTCAGGGAACATCTTCAGGCGGTCAGAGGGAATTTGCACCATATCTTGCAAAAGCAGCGGTAGCCGTAGGTGTTGATGCCCTTTTTATAGAAACCCATCCCTCACCCCAGACCGCCCTCTGTGACGGACCAAATATGATACCCCTTTCAGAGGTAGAGAACTTATTAAAAGATTTAATCAGGATTCAGAATGCCCTTATTCCTCCTGGCTGAAGGCGTACGGTTAAGTGAGCAGAAAGATATTACTACTTCTAAACTGTGATCTGGATAAAAAAGACCTTTTGGAACTTAGACAACATATTGAAAGTATCTTTAGATTGAATACAGAAGATTGTCCTTACAGGATCGATCTC
This DNA window, taken from Thermodesulfovibrionales bacterium, encodes the following:
- a CDS encoding CTP synthase; its protein translation is MAKFIFITGGVVSSLGKGIAAASIGALLEAKGLKITIQKLDPYINVDPGTLSPFQHGEVFVTDDGAETDLDLGHYERFCSIRTTKNNNYTTGKIYYNVITKERRGDYLGDTVQVVPHLTDEIKRSIRTVEDDNDVVIVEIGGTVGDIESLPFLEAIRQFKYDVGRENVLYIHLTLVPYIKSSGELKTKPTQHSVKELREIGIQPDILICRTERPLPADVKKKIALHCNLDGENVIAGIDCETVYEVPLVFYREGLHRQISKLLGLPDREPDLRKWEEIVKKIKEPKYEVSIAIVGKYIGLKDSYKSLVEALHHGGIANNARVNLHWVDSEEIEAHGTERYLEEADGILVPGGFGHRGIEGKIMAVRYAREKKIPYFGICLGMQCAVIEFARNVCGLPANSTEFDLNTKAPVIYLMTRWYNYKTGKFEERSSQSDLGGTMRLGSYPCRLLEGSIAHRSYRVLEVEERHRHRYEFNNTYRDILSKHGMIFSGLSPDGELVEIVELKGHPWFLGCQFHPEFKSRPTEPHPLFRSFIEASLKQRKGLFYED
- the kdsA gene encoding 3-deoxy-8-phosphooctulonate synthase, with amino-acid sequence MKTREIRIKDIIVGGERNLVLIAGPCVIEDEDTVLETARRLKEICTRLNTPLIFKCSYDKANRSSVKGFRGPGLKKGLKILENVKEKYGLPILSDIHSTEEIEPAAEVLDVLQIPAFLSRQTDLIIKASKTGKPVNIKKGQFLAPWDVKNIIEKFISTGNEKLLITERGTSFGYNNLVVDFRGIVIMRSFGYPVVFDATHSVQLPGGQGTSSGGQREFAPYLAKAAVAVGVDALFIETHPSPQTALCDGPNMIPLSEVENLLKDLIRIQNALIPPG